The Indicator indicator isolate 239-I01 chromosome 18, UM_Iind_1.1, whole genome shotgun sequence genome includes a region encoding these proteins:
- the LOC128973134 gene encoding leukocyte cell-derived chemotaxin-2-like codes for MLSPFTGTAEPSRHRKMQRVTAVILALVISTAAAAQWAKICSSESANKVRGCDSQGCGGYNYPRGGKKHRGVDVVCEDGTVVLAPFTGRLLRQAKPYGNGNAIDDGVQLAGSGFCIKMFYIKPVKYSGSIKKGEKIGILLPLQKVYRGIISHVHIQNCDLTDPTPYL; via the exons ATGCTCAGCCCCTTCACTGGGACAGCAGAGCCCTCAAGGCACAGGAAGATGCAGAGGGTCACAGCAGTCATCCTCGCCCTTGTGATCTCCACTG ctgctgcagcacaatgGGCCAAGATCTGTTCGAGTGAATCAGCAAACAAAGTCAGAGGCTGTGactcccagggctgtggtggatACAACTACCccag GGGAGGGAAGAAGCACAGGGGAGTGGACGTGGTGTGCGAGGACGGCACGGTGGTGCTCGCCCCCTTCACCGGCAGGCTGCTCCGGCAGGCCAAGCCCTACGGCAACGGCAACGCCATCGACGACGGAGTCCAGCTCGCAGGATCAg GCTTCTGCATCAAGATGTTCTACATCAAACCTGTCAAGTACAGTGGCTCCATcaagaagggagagaaaatcGGCATCCTGCTGCCCCTGCAGAAGGTCTACAGAGGAATCATTTCCCATGTCCACATCCAGAACTGTGACCTGACAGATCCTACTCCCTACCTGTAG